AGTGCCATTGCTAAAAGGTTATTGGTGGAAAAGAAGGAAGATTCGGGCGCATTCACCATACCTTGTACTATTGGTTCTTTCGATTTCACAAGGGCTCTATGTGACTTGGGCGCTAGCATAAATTTAATATCACTAGCCATCTACAAACAGTTAGGCTTGAGAGCCCCTAAATCGACTTCTATGCGGCTGCTGATGGCGGATAGGTTTGTGAAACACCAGTTGGAATTTTGTGTGATGTGTTGGTGTGAGTGGGCAGGTTTATTTTTCCTGCTAATTTATTCATATTAGATTGCCAGGTTGATTTTGAGGTTCCTATAATCTTGGGGAGACCATGTTTGGCGACTAGCAGAGCATTGGTAGATGTGGAGCATGGAGAACTCATATTCAGACTCAATAATAAAGAGGTCAAGTTTAATGTATGTTCCTTCATGAAGCAGCCAAAGGATATGACTGTGATATCTGTGCTCGATATTGAGGTAGAAAGTGTTATTAATATGACCATTGAGGAAATACTTATTGTTGAGCCTTTAACCACTTTAATCATGAATTTTGATGGTGATGGTATTGAAGGGTATGATTAATTTGTATATGCTTTGCAGGGTGTAGGTTCACACTCATATGCTCCTAAGAAGCTTGACGTTGACTTAAAGAACAGGCCGACTCTACCTAATAAACCATCCATAGATGAGCCACTTGTAATTGAGCTCAAATAATTGCTAGTCCATTTGAAGTACGTATTTTTTGGTGAGCATAACACTTTGCTGGTTATTATTGCTGTAGATTTGAGTGAAAAATAGGTTACAACACTAGTGGAGGTATTGTAAAGGTATAAGAAAGCCATTGGGTAGACTATTACTGATATCATAGGTATTCCTTTTGTCATTTGTACTGACAAAATTCAGTTAGAGGAGTATTGCATTCCCAGTATCGAACACCATAGGAGATTAAACCCCTATGCAAGAGGTGGTAAAGAAGGAAATCATTAAGTGGTTAGGTACAGGTATGGTCTATCCCATATCCGACAGCAATTGGGTAATTCCTGTTCAATGTGTCCCTAATAAGGGAGGTATGACAGTTGTCATGAATGATAAGAGTAAGTTGGTACCACTTAGGCCAATCACTGGATAGTGAGTCTGTATGGACTACAACAAGCTTAAAAAATGGACTTTAAAGGATCATTTTCCAATTCCCTTCATGGACCAAATGTTAGATAGGTTGGCAGGGAGAGGTTGGTACTGTTTTCTTGATGGGTACTCTGGCTACAACCAGATCTCCACAACACCAGAGGACCAGGAGAAGACCATATTCATAATGTCCTTATGACACCTTTGCATTCAAGCGCATGCCATTTGGACTATGTAATGCTCCTACCACATTCCAACACTGCATGATGTCTATATTCTCCGACATGGTAGAGGACACTATTGAGgtatttatggatgattttttaGTGGTAGGTGATACCCTTAATGACTGTTTGTTAAATCTTCGCAAGGCTTTGCAGAGATGTGAAGAGGCTAACCTAGTTTTGAACTGGGAAAAATGCCACTTCATGGTCAAAGAGGATATTGTTCTAAGTCACAAGATTTCTGAAAAAGGGTTGGAGGTCGATAAGGCAAAGATAGAGGTGATTGAGAAATTGCCTCCTCTTATCTTTATAAAGGGTGTCCACAGTTTGCTGGgccatgcatgtttttataggCATTTTATTAAGGATTTATCTAAAATTGCACACCCTTTGTGCAAGTTATTAGAAAAGGAGATAAAGTTCTACTTCGATGAGGCATGCATGAAAGTGTTTGAGTGCTTGAATGGGAAGTTGATCTCAACCCTAGTGATTATTGCTCCTGATTAGTCTGCCCTATTTGAGATCATGTGTGATGCTAATGGTGTCTCTTTAGGTGTTTTTATAGGGCAGAAGCACAACACGTTTTTTCATCCCTTATACTATGCTAGCAAAGCACTAAATGCAGCCCAGAAGAATTACACTATCACCGGGCAGGAACTATTGGCAGTAGCGTACGCATTTGAAAAATTTCAGAGGGTACCTTTTGGGTACCAAAGTGATTGTGCATACTAATCATGCATCCTTGTGATATTTGATGACCAAGAAGAATGCAAAGCCAAGGTTGATCAGATGGGTACTATTGCTCTTGGAATTTGATTTTTAGGGTGAAGGACTGTAAAGGGAGTGAAAATCAAGTAGTTGACCACTTGTCCATGCTAGAAGATGAAAATAGAGGTAAGGTTGACATTGATGATTCCTTTCCAGATGAATAGGTTTTAGCTGCCATTCTTGACTTCATTCCTTGGTTTGCTGATTATGCTAACTATCTTGTTAGTGATCTTATGCCTGAAGATCTTACTTTCCACCAGCGAAAGAAGTTTTTGCATGATATTCGCAGATACTTCTGGGATGAGCTATATCTATTCAGGATGTGTATTGACAATGTCTTTAGGAGGTGCATCCCAAAAAGTAGAGGTGTTGAGCATTTTGGAGGCCTATCACTCATCACAGGTAGGTGGACACCATAGTGGGAGCCGGATAGTGCAAAATATACTGCAATATGGATACTACTAGACTACTATCTATAAAGATGCACATGACTTGGTGAAGAGCTGTGACTAGTTTCAAAGGCAGGGGAACATATTTAGGCATCAAGAGCTACATATGACACTAATCCTAGAGGTGGAGTTCTTTGATGTATGGGGCATTGATTTTACGGGGCCATTTATGAGATTATTTGGGATGAAGAATGTGTTTGTAGCAGTTGATTATGTCTCCAAATGGGTGGAAGCTATTGCCTTACCAAATAATGAGAGAAACAATGTTGCTGGTTTTCTAAGTAGAAACATCTTTTCCAGGTTTGGGACTCCTAGGGCTATCATCAGTGATGGGGGCTCCTATTCTGCAATAAGATCTTTCAAACTCTACTGGCGAAATACTGTGTACAACAACACATGGTAGCTACTCCATATCATCCCCAGTCTAGTGGGTAGGTGGAGGTGTCAAACTAAGAAATCAAGGAGATTCTAGCAAAGTCCGTAAATGCCAACAGAACTAATTAGGCAAAAAAGCTTCATGACGCTCTGTGGGCATATCAGAAAACTTTCATAACACCTATTGGTATGTCCCCATACCAATTAGTGTTTGGAAAGGCTTGTTATTTTCCTATGGAGCTGGAACATAAGGTGTTGTAGGCCTTGAAAAGGTTAAACTTAAATTGGAGTGAAGTTGCGCATATGAGGCTAGATTAAATCAATGAAATGGATGAGTTTCATTTGCGTGCATATGAGAGTGTTGCTCTTTACAAAGAGAGGATAAAAATATACCATGATAGGTATATTAAGCAGCGGTAATTCAACAGTGGGGacatattgttgttgtttaatTCAAGGCTGAGGTTGTTTCCAAGCAAGCTAAGGTCAAAGTGGTCTGGACCTTTCACCATCACACAGGTATTTGCTCATGGAGCAATAGAATTTGAAGTATAAGATGGTCATAAGTTCAAAGTGAATGGAAAGTGAGTTAAGTGGTACTTGGGATCTCCAGAAAAAGTGAAAGTGGTTGAAGAACTCTGACTTGATGAATTCTGAGTAGTCAAGAGACCTTCTTTGTACCGCGATGTTAAATCAAGTGCTGCTTGGGAGGAAACCCAAGGATTTTATTAGCATTAGATA
This DNA window, taken from Solanum dulcamara chromosome 3, daSolDulc1.2, whole genome shotgun sequence, encodes the following:
- the LOC129883528 gene encoding uncharacterized protein LOC129883528; translation: MLKEILGNIPLVEALEQMPDYAKFMKDLVTKKMTVSFELTDYLHHCSAIAKRLLVEKKEDSGAFTIPCTIGSFDFTRALCDLGASINLISLAIYKQLGLRAPKSTSMRLLMADRFIFPANLFILDCQVDFEVPIILGRPCLATSRALVDVEHGELIFRLNNKEVKFNVCSFMKQPKDMTVISVLDIEGVGSHSYAPKKLDVDLKNRPTLPNKPSIDEPLVIELK